CTCGGTGTGCGACGTGGCGGTGGCGATGGCGGTGACCGACCGGGGCAAGGCGAAGCATGGGATCTCCGCGTTCATCGTTCCCAAGGGAACACCTGGCTTCCGGGCCGGGAAGAAGGAGAGAAAGCTCGGCCATCGCGCGTCCGATACCGCCGAGATGGTCTTCGAGAACTGTCGAGTCCCGAGCTGTCATCTCCTCGGACAGCAGGGAGAGGGTTTCGTTGCCGCATTGAAGATTCTGGACGGCGGTCGAATCGGCATCGCCTCGCTCGCACTCGGAATCGCTCGAGCTAGCTTCGAATGCGCCCGCGATTATGCCAAGGAGCGCAAGCAGTTCGGTCGCTCCATCGGGTCCTTTCAGGGCGTCCAATTCAAACTGTCCGACATGGCGACCCAGATCGACGCCGCGCGTCTTCTGATCCATCGAGCCGCTTTTCTGAAAGACCGAGGCGAGCGGGTGACCAAAGAGGCCGCGATGGCGAAGCTCTACGCGAGCGAGGTATCCGTCCGCGCCGCCGAAGATGCCGTCCAAATCCTGGGAGGTTACGGTTACACGCGCGATTACCCCGCAGAAAGATACTACCGGGACGCCAAGCTCACCACCATCGGCGAAGGCACTTCCGAGATCCAGCGCCTGGTGATCGCGCGCCAGTTGCTCGATCTCTGAGCCGCCCGGTATCCTCTGGCCTTGGATGTCGAGGACCTCGTGGTGCGTCTGCGTGCCGGAGAGTCTCGCGCCCTGGCGCAGGCAATCACCCTTGTCGAGAAC
This DNA window, taken from Vicinamibacteria bacterium, encodes the following:
- a CDS encoding acyl-CoA dehydrogenase encodes the protein MNFEYSEDQKELRRAVREFANQEIVPHAAQWDENEVFPSEVIRKLGELGFLGIIFPEKYGGAGLSYADYAILIEELARADASVGITVSAHVSLCANHIFEQGTEAQKERFLKPLATGEWIGGWSLTEPNAGSDAGGTETTAVRDGDQWVINGSKTFTTNGSVCDVAVAMAVTDRGKAKHGISAFIVPKGTPGFRAGKKERKLGHRASDTAEMVFENCRVPSCHLLGQQGEGFVAALKILDGGRIGIASLALGIARASFECARDYAKERKQFGRSIGSFQGVQFKLSDMATQIDAARLLIHRAAFLKDRGERVTKEAAMAKLYASEVSVRAAEDAVQILGGYGYTRDYPAERYYRDAKLTTIGEGTSEIQRLVIARQLLDL